The following nucleotide sequence is from Paenibacillus odorifer.
GGCAAAAGCTGGCGATAGCGCGTGCGTTATATAATGATGCGGATCTTATAGTGTTTGACGAACCTACTTCTGCGATTGATCCGAATGCTGAGATGCAGATCTATACACAATTATTAGATATCTGCCAAGATAAAGCTGCCATTTTCATTTCACATAGACTGGGCTGGGCGAAAAATGTGGATACGATCTATGTTATTGATAATGGAAGTATAGCTGAAGTGGGGCAGCATCAAGACTTAATAAATAATAAAGGGATTTATGCAGATATGTACGCTTTACAATCATCTTGGTATAACTAAAAATGCTTAGCATAGTAGTTTTCACCTTAATTATATTCATGAGGTTTACTAAAAAAATCCACAGCAAATTTCCGGAAATGTATAGCTGCTTGCGATAAAAAGTGCTTTCTGCTCCATGCGATGCCAAAAGAGCGTTGACATAGCGGATCTGTTATTTTTAATTGAACAATTTCGGTATTTTGACTTCTTCTGCCTAAGGAGAGAGGGAGGGTGAAGGTGATTCCTAGTCCCATTTCTACTAGGGTTTGAATGGCGCTTACTTCTTCAAGCTCGAACGTAATTTGAGGTTCAAATCCAGCTTGTCGGCAAAATTCATCTGAAATTTCACGGAAATTATATCTAGAAGATAAAGAAATGAAATTCTCACCTGCTGCTTCTATCAAAGAAATACTCTTTCGATTAGCAAAGCGATGATTCTTGGGCACAGTCAAACATAATTCTTCTTCTGCTAAGGTAAGCCACTCGATATCTGGTCCGGTAACAGGTGTAGATGATATGCAAAAATCAATCGCTGCACTCTCTAAATCATTTCTCATTTCTAACGCAGAGCCAAGCTGGCGTTGGATAATCCGTACATGCGGATGAAGGGTAAGAAATTCTTTTAGTAAAGTGGGCAATACATACGGGAGTGTGGCCGCAATAGAAATTACACCATGTTCAAGTCCAGCCATATCTGTGAGCTCACGCTGTCCTTCTTCAAGTTCCATAAAAGCTTGCTCGACACGTTGCAGATAGGTTTTGCCGAATTCGTTCAATTTTATATTTCTGCCTTGTCGCTCGAATAAGGGAACACCTAAGTTTTTCTCTAAACGCTGTATGGAATTACTAAGGGAGGGCTGAGATACATTTAATTCTTTTGCGGCCTTAGTCATGTGTTCATGGCGTGCAACTGCCTGGAAATATTGAAGCTGAAGGAATTCCATAACAAAAACCTCACTTTACTTATAACTCTAATGTGATCTATCGATCATATAATATGTATTTTACTTAATTAATTTTCAGTCCTATACTATTGTAACATATAAAAAGTTATAGGTAGGATGGAGAGAGTCTGTTGTGATTAGAGAGAAAATATGGACCCGGAATTTTATTGTTGTTTGCTTAAGTAGTTTTTTTATGTTCCTGACCTTTTACATTCTAGCAACTGCATTCCCGTTATACGTAAAGGAAAGTTTGCACGGGAATCAGCAGCAAATGGGGTTAGCGATTACTATCTATGTAATAGGGGGAGTATTGATCCGTCCTTTTTCGGGACAATGGGTCGATAAATTCGGTAAAAAGAAAATGG
It contains:
- a CDS encoding LysR family transcriptional regulator, yielding MEFLQLQYFQAVARHEHMTKAAKELNVSQPSLSNSIQRLEKNLGVPLFERQGRNIKLNEFGKTYLQRVEQAFMELEEGQRELTDMAGLEHGVISIAATLPYVLPTLLKEFLTLHPHVRIIQRQLGSALEMRNDLESAAIDFCISSTPVTGPDIEWLTLAEEELCLTVPKNHRFANRKSISLIEAAGENFISLSSRYNFREISDEFCRQAGFEPQITFELEEVSAIQTLVEMGLGITFTLPLSLGRRSQNTEIVQLKITDPLCQRSFGIAWSRKHFLSQAAIHFRKFAVDFFSKPHEYN